A part of Ooceraea biroi isolate clonal line C1 chromosome 10, Obir_v5.4, whole genome shotgun sequence genomic DNA contains:
- the LOC105288100 gene encoding GRAM domain-containing protein 1B: MNKSVENLLISSHEVISSINSSSLSSQNNLGNVAPVDNQTQESPVGSAVERSSPVSSPNLSPRPSPRAHSRREYSRLNSDSSAKESLRTNKSEDQLSQNLISRSSDSAELGKSSSHEGKKESRGSDRSKKKSSWYNVLYPTYKSRSEDFKRIFKDVPDDEKLVVDYSCALQREILVHGRLYVSQNYVCFYANIFMWETLVSLRWKDVTSITKEKTALVIPNAILICTVTDKFFLTSFGARDKTYVMLFRVWQNALIGEPMSMAEMRQLVHACYGDELGLTSDDEDYVPPLPAADDDKLSTRLSIESFSEAEVAAMENTAAPVADLVSAGEPVAESQIQPPAPPIPKPELDPTDLSDTTESEAEKHGLKMNIRSTMVCTSLHEGRQVNKATLPIHIDQLFTLLFTNSKFFLDFHTARKTTDLIQSAWTQNPTGQKMRTLSFTISLTQAIGPRTSQVTETQVMLPCSRPGHLYCIDVESANAGIPYADSFSVLTHYCMSNVSENETSLTIFSQIKYKKSVWGFMKSVIEKNCWAGLEEYFSSLVKALTVECEEGSGSGGKRKGRKRRRAAGVGSTLQTHASEHISANHQISPSNLPHAHAASSRSDTNMILSSMLLVAVLCLMVINGLLYYKLWGLEEAAAYTIMDLHVLKNTPKTEEDWINLLQQQESLHNVEMRKWQRVLHTAAQLLRQTEESLTELQMSIHPTATEKMFSVLKPSLKSLNAHTGEDRRRKSEM; the protein is encoded by the exons AT GAACAAATCTGTGGAGAATCTGTTGATATCTAGCCACGAGGTAATCAGTAGCATCAATTCTTCGAGCTTGAGCAGTCAAAATAATTTGGGTAACGTTGCACCCGTGGATAATCAGACTCAGGAGTCACCGGTTGGCTCTGCCGTCGAGCGTAGCAGTCCTGTGTCCAGTCCCAACTTATCCCCACGTCCCAGTCCTAGAGCCCATTCCAGGCGAGAGTATTCCAGGTTGAACTCTGATTCTTCGGCCAAAGAGTCGCTTCGTACAAACAAGTCGGAGGATCAGCTGTCTCAG AATTTGATAAGCAGATCGTCCGATTCGGCAGAGCTCGGCAAGAGCTCGTCCCACGAGGGCAAAAAAGAGTCGCGTGGCAGCGATCGCAGCAAGAAGAAGTCGTCCTGGTATAATGTGCTTTATCCCACATATAAATCTCGTTCCGAGGACTTTAAGCGAATATTTAAAGACGTGCCCGATGATGAGAAATTGGTGGTAG ATTATTCTTGTGCTCTGCAGCGTGAAATATTGGTACATGGTAGACTTTATGTGTCTCAAAACTATGTGTgtttttatgctaatatatttatgtgggAGACATTGGTCTCCTTACGTTGGAAAGACGTTACATCCATTACCAAAGAAAAAACTGCGCTTGTCATCCCGAATGCTATCCTGATATGCACCGTTACTGACAAGTTCTTCCTAACATCGTTTGGAGCGAGAGATAAAACGTATGTGATGTTGTTTCGCGTTTGGCAAAATGCTCTCATTGGCGAG CCAATGAGTATGGCTGAAATGCGGCAGCTTGTACACGCTTGCTACGGCGATGAATTGGGCTTGACGTCCGATGACGAAGATTACGTGCCACCGTTACCTGCGGCGGATGACGACAAGTTGTCGACTCGTCTCTCCATAGAATCCTTCTCCGAA GCTGAAGTAGCCGCTATGGAGAACACGGCGGCCCCAGTTGCGGATCTCGTTTCTGCTGGCGAGCCTGTTGCTGAATCTCAGATTCAGCCACCAGCTCCGCCGATACCCAAGCCGGAACTTGATCCAACGGATTTAAGCGACACGACGGAAAGCGAAGCCGAAAAACACGGCT TGAAAATGAACATACGGAGCACCATGGTCTGTACCTCCCTGCATGAAGGTCGGCAAGTTAATAAAGCGACATTGCCTATTCACATCGACCAGCTGTTCACCCTGCTCTTTACAAATTCGAAATTCTTCTTAGATTTTCATACTGCTCGCAAGACCACTg ATTTGATACAATCCGCGTGGACGCAAAATCCAACTGGTCAAAAGATGAGAACCCTTTCGTTCACGATATCCTTGACTCAAGCCATTGGCCCGAGGACCTCGCAAGTTACGGAAACGcag GTGATGTTACCGTGCAGTAGGCCGGGCCACCTTTACTGCATCGATGTGGAAAGCGCTAACGCCGGTATACCTTATGCCGATTCCTTCAGCGTTTTGACGCATTATTGTATGAGTAATGTTTCCGAGAATGAGACAAGTCTCACGATTTTCTCGCAAATCAAGTACAAAAAGAGTGTGTGGGGTTTCATGAAGA GTGTGATTGAGAAGAATTGTTGGGCAGGCCTAGAGGAGTACTTCAGTAGTTTAGTAAAAGCGTTGACAGTGGAGTGCGAGGAAGGTAGCGGAAGCGGAGGAAAGCGAAAGGGTCGAAAGCGACGGCGCGCGGCAGGCGTAGGTTCTACATTGCAGACACACGCTTCCGAGCACATATCCGCGAATCATCAAATTTCACCTTCGAATCTGCCTCACGCTCACG CTGCTAGCTCTAGAAGCGATACCAATATGATTCTCAGCTCAATGTTACTGGTGGCTGTATTGTGCTTAATGGTGATCAATGGCttgttgtattataaattatgggGATTGGAAGAGGCTGCTGCATATACCATTATGGATCTACATGTCCTCAA AAACACACCAAAGACTGAAGAGGACTGGATCAATCTCTTGCAGCAACAAGAAAGTTTGCACAACGTGGAAATGAGGAAATGGCAAAGGGTTTTACACACAGCTGCACAATTGCTTAGACAA ACAGAAGAATCTTTAACGGAACTGCAGATGAGCATCCATCCCACTGCAACAGAAAAGATGTTCTCGGTGTTGAAGCCAAGCTTAAAGAGTCTAAACGCGCACACCGGCGAAGACCGGCGAAGAAAATCGGAGATGTAA
- the LOC113562844 gene encoding ribosome biogenesis protein TSR3 homolog, which produces MSARGKKNKNKSKLLEKRPRHVLCKEQRYSQEMDRGSDKDDEAESANEWVIPFPVAMWDMEHCDPKKCSGRKLARHGLIKVLRLGARFPGLCLTPIGKKCVNPTDREIVQEYGCAVVDCSWARLDDTPFNRMKTPHPRLLPFFVAANPINYGKPCELSCVEAIAATLFITGYPDEAKLYLGKFSWGHSFLELNSELLESYALCANSEEVITVQEKFLEKARQERLDRLALPDFPQSDTDSEEREEDKDEATKVTKDIADIKI; this is translated from the exons ATGTCGGCGCGCGGAAAGAAGAACAAAAACAAGAGCAAATTATTGGAAAAAAGACCGCGACATGTTCTTTGCAAGGAGCAAAGATACTCGCAAGAGATGGACAGAGGATCTGACAAGGATGATGAAGCAG AATCAGCAAACGAATGGGTAATTCCGTTTCCGGTGGCTATGTGGGACATGGAGCACTGCGACCCAAAAAAGTGCAGTGGCAGAAAACTGGCAAGGCATGGCTTGATAAAAGTACTGCGACTAGGTGCTCGATTTCCAGGCTTGTGTCTCACTCCGATTGGCAAGAAG TGTGTGAATCCAACTGATCGCGAAATTGTACAAGAATACGGTTGCGCGGTTGTGGATTGCAGTTGGGCACGCCTGGACGATACTCCGTTCAATAGAATGAAGACGCCCCATCCTCGTCTCCTACCATTTTTCGTCGCTGCTAATCCAATAAATTATGGGAAACCTTGCGAATTGAGTTGCGTCGAAGCTATAGCAGCTACTTTATTCATAACTGGTTATCCTGACGAGGCCAAACTCTATCTCGGGAAGTTTTCTTGGGGACACTCGTTCTTGGAATTAAACAGTGAATTATTGGAAAGCTATGCTCTTTGCGCAAATAGCGAAGAAGTGATTACAGTACAAGAAAAGTTTCTAGAGAAAGCCAGACAAGAAAGACTGGATAGGCTTG CGCTTCCTGATTTTCCACAAAGTGATACGGATTCTGAAGAGCGGGAAGAAGACAAGGACGAGGCTACAAAAGTAACTAAAGATATAGctgatataaagatataa